A single window of Gossypium hirsutum isolate 1008001.06 chromosome A10, Gossypium_hirsutum_v2.1, whole genome shotgun sequence DNA harbors:
- the LOC107916333 gene encoding mediator of RNA polymerase II transcription subunit 6 encodes MATPPVAPSQAAAGGNFEAPPPPAMQPPGTDMTGICFRDQLWLNTYPLDRNLIFDYFALSPFYDWTCNNEKLRMQSIHPLDISQLSKMTGIEYMLSEVMEPHLFIIRKQKRDSAEKVTPILAYYILDGSIYQAPQLCNVFAARVGRALYYISKAFTTAASKLEKIGYVDTENESEASEPKGGKEAIDFKEVKRVDHILASLQRKLPPAPPPPPFPDGFVPPTTEADKEPENQQTAEPQPPAVDPIIDQGPAKRMKF; translated from the exons ATGGCGACGCCACCGGTAGCGCCATCACAGGCGGCAGCAGGGGGAAACTTTGAAGCGCCACCGCCGCCAGCGATGCAGCCTCCTGGAACGGACATGACAGGTATATGTTTCAGAGACCAATTGTGGCTAAACACGTACCCTCTTGATCGAAACCTAATTTTCGATTACTTTGCCCTATCTCCGTTCTATGATTGGACCTGCAACAACGAGAAGCTCAGGATGCAATCCATTCACCCTCTTGACATCTCTCAACTTTC GAAAATGACTGGGATAGAGTACATGCTTAGTGAAGTTATGGAGCCACACCTCTTTATTATCCGTAAGCAAAAGAGGGACAGTGCGGAGAAAGTAACACCGATACTAGCATACTATATTTTGGATGGTTCGATATATCAAGCACCACAACTTTGCAATGTCTTTGCAGCTCGAGTT GGACGTGCCCTTTATTATATATCAAAAGCTTTTACAACTGCTGCATCAAAGTTGGAGAAGATTGGATATG TTGATACTGAAAATGAAAGTGAAGCTTCGGAACCAAAGGGTGGTAAAGAGGCAATTGACTTCAAGGAAGTTAAGCGTGTGGATCATATTCTTGCCTCTTTACAGCGAAAG TTACCACCAGCCCCTCCACCACCTCCGTTTCCAGATGGCTTTGTTCCGCCTACAACAGAAGCAGATAAAGAGCCAGAAAACCAGCAAACAGCAGAACCTCAGCCTCCTGCTGTTGATCCCATCATAGATCAAGGTCCAGCTAAGAGAATGAAATTTTGA
- the LOC107944854 gene encoding inositol oxygenase 1, translating into MTILIDQPDFGIEAGFNKADDVEKEGVLNGGFMMPHTNSFGHTFRDYHVESERQQGVENFYRTNHINQTYDFVKRMREEYGNLDKVEMSIWECCELLNDVVDESDPDLDEPQIEHLLQTAEAIRKDYPDEDWLHLTGLIHDLGKVLLHPSFGGLPQWAVVGDTYPVGCAFDKSIVHHKYFEENPDYHNPAYNTKYGVYSEGCGLNSVMMSWGHDDYMYLVAKENNTTLPSAALFIIRYHSFYALHRSGSYKQLMNGEDVENLKWLEIFNKYDLYSKSKVRIDVEKVKPYYLSLIEKYFPAKLRW; encoded by the exons ATGACTATCCTCATTGATCAACCTGATTTTG GAATTGAAGCGGGGTTTAACAAGGCCGATGATGTTGAGAAAGAAGGGGTGTTGAATGGGGGATTTATGATGCCACATACTAACTCTTTTGGCCACACCTTTAG AGATTATCATGTTGAAAGTGAGAGGCAACAGGGTGTTGAGAACTTCTATCGAACCAATCATATCAACCAGACATATGACTTT GTCAAGAGAATGAGAGAAGAGTATGGAAATTTAGACAAGGTGGAGATGAGCATATGGGAATGCTGTGAACTTCTTAATGATGTGGTTGATGAGAGTGACCCTGACTTGGATGAGCCTCAGATTGAACACTTGCTGCAAACAGCTGAGGCTATCCGAAAGGACTATCCTGATGAGGACTGGCTGCACCTCACAGGCCTTATCCATG ACCTTGGAAAAGTGCTTCTTCATCCTAGCTTTGGAGGGCTTCCTCAGTGGGCTGTTGTTG GTGATACATATCCTGTTGGCTGTGCTTTTGACAAATCAATTGTTCACCACAAG TATTTTGAGGAAAATCCAGACTACCACAACCCTGCTTACAACACTAAATATGGAGTGTACTCAGAGGGCTGTGGACTTAACAGTGTTATGATGTCATGGGGGCATGATGACTACATGTATCTG GTGGCTAAAGAGAACAATACAACTCTGCCATCAGCAGCTCTTTTCATTATCAGATACCATTCATTTTATG CCTTGCATAGGTCAGGGTCATACAAGCAACTGATGAACGGGGAGGATGTCGAGAATCTCAAGTGGCTCGAAATATTCAA CAAATATGATCTTTACAGCAAGAGCAAAGTTCGGATCGATGTCGAAAAGGTGAAGCCATACTATCTCTCCCTCATAGAAAAG TACTTCCCAGCAAAACTAAGATGGTGA